The Piliocolobus tephrosceles isolate RC106 chromosome 16, ASM277652v3, whole genome shotgun sequence DNA window AAGTTTTTACTTAATTCCATTATTTATATGTTGATGTGAATGTAAGTGGTTAAAAAAGTATTCTTGTGGGACATCTCATTACTTTGCAGCCGTGGCGTTATTAACCAGTGAATGCTGTGGTCCGTAGCAAAATGCATTGTCTTCTGTGTGATGTGGAATTCAGGCctgtattttaaaagatggtGTGGTTTTCCCcttgtttgtattttaataaacaaCTGCTCTAATTGATGTTTAGATATTATAAAgctttacctttaaaatattttcagggtCTGTTCTGAAATCACCCGCTGTTAAACTTCCCTAACCAAAATACAAGTGTAGAAGAATGTCAGGCTACTAGACCTTTTCTTGGTCTTGTCTTTGTTGGGTTGATTTCACGTAGATGCAAGTCACGAGGATGAACAGGGGCCCACGCACTTAAGATTACAAAGGTGTTCAGCTTCCCATGTGCGAAGAACTCTTAGTCACAGCCCCGCAGTGCTGCTTGCCAGCAATTCTACAGGTGATTTTCATTAATTACGAAGACCGTCGGTCACCAGGCGTCTTCTCACCCTAGGACAATGGTTATTTGGGGCTCTTATTCAGAAACTCCCAGACTCAAAGCTCAGCCTCATACTAAAGCAGCCAGAGCCTCCCtggattatttagttttttgtttttgtttttgaccttATAGCATTTGTTGGTTCGTCTGATTTCCCAtagaaactattaatatttttcattttaatttttctagatgATGATGATGCATGTTTATAACAGTGGGCAGCCAGGAGTATAAAGCAATAAAAGGTAGAACTCAGATGGAAAAAACCATTGCCACAAACCAGGTAAAATGTTTTGTGGGTATTTGTCTACATATGTAGCTACTGGCCTATGTACGGCTTCCTGCCAAAACTGACccaaaaaaatctagaaaacgATTCCTCTGGTGAGCAAGCTACAACGTCCCTGACAAATGAAGCCAAAGAGCAGGGCTGCGACCGGTTCCCACCGCACGGGCAGACCCCCAGGAGGCCCTCCATCCAGAAGGAAGGCACGCCCTGGGACAGTGGTGATTTGGGGGCATGTGGAAAGCTTTCACCCAGTTGTGTCCCATGAGTGGGACAGAGGCGAGCTCATTCACCTTCTACCATGTACCTCATGAGCGGTGCCGCCCATTTTATCAGGAGCAGTGACCTGGGTGACATTTCCAAAGTTAAACAAAGGCAGCcattttttgttatttgcttATCGCTTATACTGAGATTTGGTTTAGGGCATTTTCGTAGGTGGTCATAGTCGAGCAGAGGCACCTTTTATTGAAAACCAGTTTCTCTGATGGAGGACATGTTCCTCTGGGGTGCTCCACTAACCAAGAGGAAACCAAAACCAGCACCCCTGATCAGAGAGTGCACTCTTATCTCCCACCGCCCAGCACTGGGGACGGTGTGTCTGCCCGTCCACCAGGATGTGACGCGCCGACGGGACTCTGCTGGGATGTGTATTTTAAGTGGTGTTCACAACTGTCACAGGAGCCACATTTTAGCAGTTACTGGAGAGCACCTTTTTTTCCatcactgacacacacacatcctgAAATTATTAGTAAAAATTCTAATATGTTAAGCATatagatttattaaaaataatgctaataTAATCCTGGGCACATGGATTCCAAGAGAGTTTTTGCAGCAGATTTCATTATAGTTACTTAACAGCTAAATAATAAGGgtgtatttattttaacttacAGAGTCACTAAATAAtagaggggaaaggaaagagtaGGGCTAATCCAGTAGAGACTGAAGCTGGTATCAACCTTCCCTAAGCATCTGTCTGGTCAGCAGCCTGGGGCAAAGCTTGTCTCTAAAGGGTTAATGAGGCCCCAAAGTGATTTTTGCACTGAGCTCCTCCTGCACCTACCAAGGTGCCAAAGGCATGAGATTCAGAAGAGAGCAGAACCAGTTTATTAAACTGTTCAAATTGGTAAAAATGATTAAAAGCTAAAGATTTTCATAAACACTATtccaaaatgttaattttaaaaatgtgactagCAATGTATGCATTCCCTTTatgtcccctccctccctccctctctcttaaaataaatttgaacacCCAGTGTAAAAAACACTTGAGGGAGAACCAGAAGTCAGCCATTTGAGAAGACAGTGGAGAGGGAGCAGACGGCGGGGAACAGACACCGGTCCCACTCGGGCTGCTGACGCAGGCTTCGGTGGCACTAAATCCCCCAGTAAGGCATCAGGTGTCGGGACTCCTTCTCATAGACGTCGGGAACTATGCCGTAAGGTGTCTGTACCATTTTAACTGTCGACTTTCCAAAGAGCTGGCGCTCGTAGTCTATCAGCTGCCTCCAGAAGCCTACGTTGGGCCTGATGACAGGTCGCCGGGCTTTCACCCAGTTGTACGCCTCCAGCAGGCACACGTTGTGGAATTTCATCAGGTAGGCGATACAGAGCGTGGCTGAGCGGCTCACCCCTGCAGCACAGTGCACCAGGGTGGCCCCGTGCTTCCTGCTCACACTGTGGATCTTGTCAGCCACGGTGTCAAAGTACAGTCCAATGGGGGCGTGCGGCATGTCAGCCAGAGGCACTTTAACATACTCAAATTGGGGCCAGTTGAAATTAGGGATCTCAATGGTAGCATTAACAATGCAGGTGATGCCACGAGCCTGGAGGAGGTGCCGATTGGAGGCCACACTGCCTCTGCCCAGGAATAGAGAGGAGGTGATTTGAGCAATGCCTCCTATGTCTCCCTCGGAAATCATCCGAGGGGCCATGAGAGTCCTTGGTAGCGTGCTGTGACCTCTGGAGCTCATGAAGACGCCAGCAGTCACACTTGCATCGTTGGGGGCAAGACCAGagtgttttattttcctccaccAAGGAATCCAAAATCACAGTCTCCTTCCTGCAAAATACAGGTATGTGTCAGTACTTTAAATGCTACTGATTCATCACAGCCTTCTGTCACGTTTGTCACATGGGAAGATTAGAGTTTTTTTATAATACAGTACAATCTTTCAAGGATACAGGCAAATCATTTTCTATCAATTAACAGTTAGGAAAAGTCACCTAGGACACAAACATGTAAAATCAATGTAAAATCCAGCTCTCTGGTGACTgtccaaaaaatatatacatatatgtgtgagctgggcgtgttggctcatgcctgtaatcccagcactttgggaggctgaggtgggaggaatgcttaagcccaggagttcaagacccacctgggcaacacagtgagaccccagctctccaaaaaaaaaaaaaaaaaaaaaaaacctttttttttttaattagctgggtgtggtagtgcatgcctgtagtcccagctactcaggagactgaggtgggcagatctcttgagcccgggaggtcaaggctgcaccaCCACACTGCAACCTAGGCGAcagggagacccagtctcaaacaaaacaaaacaaaacaaaaggccagGCGAGgtagctcatgcccgtaatcccagcactttgggaggctgaggcaggtggatcacctgagggcaggagttcgagaccagcctggccaacattgggaaacccgtctctaccaaaaatacaaaaattagctgggcatggtgacaggcgcctgtaatcccagctactcgggaggctgaggtaagagactcgcttgagcccgggaggcggaggttgcatctagctgagatcgcaccactgtattccagcctgggtgacagtgagactctgtctcaaaacaaaaacgaaacccAAACCAAAAACTATTTCCTGTCATTCTGTGACAGTGTAAACACGGTGACATTTCCATGGAAATAATCCCAGGCAATCTGAAGGCCACGGTCTTCAAAGTTCGTTTCTGTAAGTTAAATGAGCGTTTCACCTGACCTGACCTTGCGTGTGACTAAATAACTTCACCTTCCTCTGCCATTTAGTTCTGAGCTCCACGATGAATCCCACTGGCTTTTAACGTCTGAACATCGCTATCCTCCCATTATTCCCGTGTTTGCTATTAAATGTCAATATATGTATTAGTAAGAGCAGAAAAGGAAGTTCTCAGTTTCCTGAGATTTCAGATACATCCGTTCCTCTcaccaaaaaaaatcacaacgCTTTATCACCTGTGCCGAGTGGCAGGCGCACCTGCCCACACCCAGGGGACTGTCGGGAAGCCTGCAAGGATTTCAGTCACACGACAGCCTCCCCGGGTGCAACCGGCAGAGGGTGCTGGGCTACTCACTTCCTGAGGAGTCCAgtgtgcactgcagcctgggtctgGATCCAGAAGGTCCGAAGTAGGCAGTACTGGTGACAGTGGACACAAATCAGATCTGCGGGAAGACAAGGAGGCAAGGACAAAGCCAATCAGGAAGTTCCAAAGAAGTCCTCGCGGGCTTTCACTACCACCTCGGGTTTGACTGTAATAGAGCCAGGAAGCGGAGGAAGGTGCGCTCAACACTTCCAGGTGTGCATTTAAAGGCTGCACCAGTAAGAAACACCAGCCTAAGTCTCAGCTTTTTTGTTAATGACACATAACCCGCGGTGTGACAAATAGAGTTTTGGCAATAACACAAGACAAATCTCCTCTTACGAGGAGGAGATTCAGAGACCACAACATATCCGCGAAACGTCCAGCACGGTGAGGACACAACACGGACTCGAGTCTCTTCCATGCACCATCAGCCAGCCCGGCAGTGGGAAGGCTTGGGCGGCACCGCGGTGGGAGAACGCACAGGTCAGGTGCCGCGAGGGTGAGCCAAGCAGCCCCGTGCCTGAACACGAGGTGGAGGACGGTGTGCACCAGGAAGCTAAGGACAGGCGCGGCCAGGACATGGCAGATGAGAAGCAGGACCGCAGATGCGGCTGCAGTCAGGAACGCTAACTACAGGCGGTGCTGGTGTTCAGGATGGCAATTTGACATTTTGCttcatttggttttcttttccgtGTTGGccctattttattcatttatgttacATAAATATCATGAATGTCATAAAAAATGTGTTCTTCTACCACCTGTTCTCCTGCCTTTCCCAGGTAACTGTCAGACCTGTTGTGTTTTTTTACAGCTCTGTTGAGGTGTACTTGACATAGAAACTGCTATACAACTTGTGCAAGTACATAACctgatgagttttgacatatgtacacAACGGAGACACCAGGACATAATAATAAACACATCCATCATCCTGCTCAAAATGTCCTCATGTTTTTTAATAATCCAACCCTTTCTTGCACTTTACCCCATTCCCAAGCAGCCACTGATCTTTCTTGTCACTATGGTTTGCACTCTAGACTTTTACATCAATGGACTTTtctatatttatactatataaatacatataggccaagcgtggtggctcacacctgtaatcccaacactgggaggctgaggtgaggccaggagttcgagacgagcctggccaatgtggagaaacctaggtctctactaaaaataccaaaattatccgggcatgttggcacacacctgtaatcccagctactcgggtggctgaggcaggagaatcactagaaaccaggaggaggcagaggttgcagtggagccgaaactgcaccactgtactccagcctgggcaacagagcaagactctgtctcaaaaactaaatgaacatacacacacacaacatacatatatatgtgtatatatgggggtttttttggtctggcttctttcactcagcataactTAGACATTCACCCATGACAGTGGGTTATCAACAGTTCACTTCTTACTGCTGACAGTACTCTGCTGTGTAGAAACACcacaatttgcttatccattcacctactcaTGAACCTGGGTTGTCTCTAGTTTAAAGCTATTGTGAGTACAGCTGCTATGAGCATCCATGTACAGGTCTTTGTGCAGACATATGCTTTCCTCTCTCGGTTCAATACCCAGGAGTGAAGGGCTGGTGCCCAGACCTTCCACTGCTAGGCTGGCTGATGGTGCACGGGAGAGACTCGAGTCCGTGTTGTGTCCTCACAGTGCCGAACATTTCGCGGATAGGTTGTGGTCTCACGTAtgttcagcattttaaaatggtttttaaaaagagacataaaaaattatatatatatatatattttttttttgagatggagtctggctctgtcacccaggctggagtgcagtggtgcaatctcagctcactgcaacctccacctcccaggttgaagagattctcctgcctcagcctcctgagtagctgggattacagacgtgcaccaccacgcacagctattttttgtacttttagtagagacggagttttgccgtgttggccaggctggtctcaatctcctgacctcaagtgatccacccgccttggcctccccaagtgctgggattacaggcatgagccactgtgcctggctccattTACAACTATTTCTATCATTATAAGGCAGGGGCTCTCAAACCTGAGCATGCCTCAGAATCCCCCAGAGGGCTGTGCACACAGACTGCTGGACCCTTTCCCAGCTTCTGATTCCATCCCTCTAGAGTGGGGCTGGAAGAGCTGCCCTCCCGAGGTGAGGCTGCAGGTCGGGGGCACGCTCGAGAACTACTGCAGAGGTGAGTGCTGTGGCTCTGTCCACACTTCCCCGGCATGACTGAGGCACCAAGCATGCTGGTGCTAACAGCGCACAAGTCCCTCCTGGACACTGCCCTTCTCTGAAGGGAGCTGCCTCCTCACCTGAGACTAGGCCCTGCTTTGGGAGCCCACATCCCATGACTGGTTAATGCCACGAGACTACACAGAGCAGTCCACAGGTAGAATCACAGCATGGGGAGGAACGAGGACACAGTCCCATAAGGAAACTGCGCATGTGCGCTGGATTTGAACTATGAACAGGGCAGAAACTCTGAGAACATCCTTTCCTACAGCAGAGCAGGGTCCTGCCACTTCCCAGTCTTCCCTGGCAGAATCCCACTGGTTTAAAAAGCAAAGTCACTGTggtaataaacacaaaattaggcCTTCAGGCTGCTGGGGATGACGTTCCTCATTGTGGAAAATCTGGAAGATGCTAATCAAATTTCCAAGTAGGTTATCTAGTTGTTGTCTAATTAAGAGAGGCTTGGCtgcggacgtggtggctcacacctataatcctagcactttgggaggccaaggtgggcagatcacctgagaccagcctgggcaacatggtgaaaaatagaaaaattagccaggcatagtggcacgtgcctataatcccagctactagggaggctgagccaagagattcgcttgaaccccggaggcagagactgcagtgagccgagatcgcgccactgctctccagcctgggtggcagagcgatgCATCCTCCCACATTACGCTGTCTAGGAAGCCACTTGCCTTCCTGAGGCAAAGGAGCCCAGGTTCCCTGTGGAAGCCGAGCTGATTCTGTTCACTCACATTTCCTGAGTGGTGCTAGGGTACTTGGTGCTGTAGGGAAAACAGATTGTGAGCCCTTGGGGCAGAATCCAAGTGAGACAGACACGTTGCTCCCTCCCTGCTGCCAGTCCGTCTCTTTGCCAACAAACCTGCTTAAAATGCCAAAGCTGGTCCCAAGTTTCAGGAAAACAACTTCCGCCAGAGGGCATGCAGAGGGCACAGATGCTATAGATGCTTCTCTGACAAACACTCCTGAACCCCTTGACAGGTTGGAAAATACACGGTTCAGAAAGGGTAAGAGATTTCAACTTGAGAAGTGAAACTAGGAAAAGATGCAAGGTGTCCGGATTTCTAACTCAggtccacacactgcttctctgCGGTGACTGCATCGTGGCTGTGTTCTCATTACCTGCCTCGCGGCGCTCCACACCTCCAGCCAGCGCCTGCCACACATGCAAGGGGGTGTGGATCTGCCTGAGAAGGTGTTTCGGTGCTGCTTACAGAAAGGCTAAGCCCAGATGGGCTGAGCTGCTCGTTTCCCCTAGTGCCAGAACAGGCAACTACTGCCACATCCTGGTACACCATTTGGTGCACAAAATGTCCCCCTGGCTGCAGAGGGTGGACCTCAGCAAGGAGCAGCCCCAGAGTAGGCACTACAAGAAGCCCTAGAGTTATCCAGTTCTAAGATCAGTAGAACCggatggtaaaaaaaaataaaaaacccatgGGTATTACGTCTTAGGTGCATGAAAATCTCCTCAGTAAATGTGTCCTAGGAGACAGGGAAAGGAGATATGGTAGCAGAGTCTGCCCGTATTTGAGGGATCACAGATTGCATGGTGCTCTCAGAGTGAACATGCCGTCCTACTGCAGGGCAACGGTCTCTGGGACGAAGATGACCAGGAAGAATGCTTAAGAATGACCACATCACTGTCTACGGTGTTCAACTTGGCCTTCCCAAGATGCTCTGGTAGTGGCACATGCTTCTTGgaggaaaaatatgtatttctggcTGGGGGGAGGGGGTAGGGCAGAGTGAAATACAGAAAGGAAGAGCTGTCCTAAACCAACCCcagcgtttttttgtttgttttggggagatgggggagatggagtctcactctgtcacccagatgagagtgcaatggagcgatctcagctcactgcaacctcagcctcctgagttcaagtgatcctcctgcctcagcctcctgggtcgctgggattataggcgcctgccaccatgcccagctaattttttgtattttttagtagagacagagttttgccatgttgcccagactggtcttgaactcctgacctcagggtgatctgcccacctcagcctcccaaagtgctgggattacaggcttgagacactgcgcccggcctggtttgTTCTTCACCAGCTATAAGCAACGTCTTCTTAGAGATGATGCTGGTCTTTCTGGATAATAAGCATCGAACACTAAGTactgaacaaaataaaagattagtGTCTTCCCAGCGGGCCTCTAATCTCAGTAATGCATACGCTAATATTAATAACACTTGATTGCTCCCTGCACTGCAGAGCTCCTGGGATGTGGCCATCAGCCTTGTAGCCTTGTGGTCAGCACTGGCATCCGTACCTGGAGCGGTGGGACCTGATACTCAGAATTGCTACATGGGGTCACGGCCTAATCACGGAAAGCATCCATCCTAGTGCCATGGAggttacttttcttttaaaaaaaaaaaaatgatgacaaCCACCAGAATCAGCAGTTAACTGAAATTCTATCTACggcttttcttttcatgttcAATCAACAGCAGAAAACGGACACAACAGTGCTTCAGATGACTGTGTAAAATGCTCTCACTAAAATACTTTCAGCTTTAGGAGTTTCAGAGGGTCAGAGTATATACTGGAGAGGCCTACACTGTTAACCTTTTTATATTCAAAAAGCTTATGTAATCACATTTTCTCCTTCTAATAAAGTAAATGTCTAtctagttctttttgttttgagaccgagtctctgttgcccaggctagagtacagtggcacaatcttaggtcactacagccttgatctccagACTCGAAagatcctgggattacaggggtgagccaccaagTCCGGCCCACATTTCTGTTTTAGTAACGAAAAtgacaatcccagcactttgggaggccaagtggttGTATCACtttaagctcaggagttggagaccagcctgggcaacatggcgaaaccccatttctaccaaaacactcaaaaaccagctgggccaacatggtgaaaccctgtctctactaaaaatacaaaaatcagctgggcatagtggtgtgcacctggaatcccagctcatcgggaggctgaggcactagaatcacttgaacctgggaggcaaaggctgcagtgagccaagatcgtgccattgcactccagcctggttaacagagcgagactgtgtcacagaaaataagtaaaatgtcagccaggcacagtggctcacaactgtaatcacagcattttgggaggccaaggcaggagaactccttcaacccaagagtttaagaccaaccgggacaacaaaatgagaccctgtctctaccaaaaaaattttaaaaattaactgggcatggtggcacgcgcctataatcccagctactcagggggctgagatgaGGGggtcacttgagtctgggaagtcgaggctgcagtgagccatgagtgtgccactgcactccagccagggtgaccctgtctcatatatacatattaaagtaaaatgaagtaaaagatACTCACAAATTGTTCCGTCACCTGGAAAGCTTTAGCAATTGTGGTAAAACATCTCAACACCTTCTACTTACTTTGGAGGAGGGGTCGTTTTTGCTTTTCTCACTGTATTAACTAACTGATATGACAGTGTTCTGAGATGAGGATAAATACAGACAAGATACAGAAAGCTAAACACTGAGAGTCACACTCCGGTTCAGCCACAGATAGTCCCTCAGTGTGACACGCAGCCACAGAGAAGCTGCCTATGTAGGTGTGACCAGCCACCTCGATGTGCGCAGATAGACCAGCGCTCGTTCACACTGCATTTGCTGAGGTTAACAGAAGCTGAtcattggtgttttgttttgttttgttttttgagatggagtcttgctctgtcacccaggctggagtgcagtgatgcgatctcggctccctgcaagctccacctcccggattcaagtgattcttccgcctcagtctcctgagtagctgggactatgccaccatgcctggctaatttttgtatttttagtagagacagggggtttcgccatgttggccaggctggtctcaaactcctgacctcaggtgacctgccgccttggcctcctgaagcactgggattacaggcgtgagccaccgcacccagcccaatcATTGTAAGATACTAGCCAGCTGCTTGCCACAGCCCAAGAAGGAGAGGGGCAGTCCACTAGATAAGCAGGAAAAACCATGCCAGCATCATGACACAGATGCAAAGATCTGAAGAAGTTCAGTTCCACGTGATCAATTCACAGATTCTCCATGTTGGAAACAGAGTAGAGATAGCAAGAAGAGACCATCAATAACTATAAAAGGTGGAAGGTCTGCATTTATCTCGGTACCATGGGGTAATGTGTTCACAGCTGGAATTGAATTCTTGTATCTGGTCCTCACCCACCTTGGTGCTTAAATTACCTACCACTCATTCACACAACAGTCTTTCACTGAGTTTGTGCTATGCGGTCAACACCCTGCTAAGTGTTGTTGCGACTGCTGCAAAATGTATTCCCCAGAGATGGCCACAGCATCTCCCATCTCACATGGCATTCTTACAGTGtaaccttgttttttgttttgtttttgagacaggatctcgctctgtagcccaggctacggcgcagtggtgccacctctgcctcccaggttcaagtgatcctcccacctcagcctccccatgtagctggaaccacaggtgtgtgccaccatggccagctaatttttgtattttttatagagacagggtttccccatgttgcccacgctggtctcaaactcctggactcacacaatctgcccacctcggcctcacagagtgctgggattacaggcgtgagccactgtggccggccCTTCCAGTGTAATCTTGACACTCCTCCCACCCAACAGTAGGGATGATGTCCCCTCATTTGAATCCTGAGAAACCTTTGAGACGGCCTCAACCAAAAGAATACACTACAGGCTGGGCGtggggctcatgcttgtaatctcagcactttgggaggctgaggcaggacgaccgcttgagctcaggagttcgaggttgtaGGGGGCTATgctggcgccactgcactgcactctagcctgggcgacagaacgatgctgtctttaaaacaacaaacaaacaaaaaaatacagtggaAATGATGCTTCTGAGGCCAGAGTACAAACATGTCGCACACTGCTACCTTGTTCTCTTAGGACTTGCCTTTGGAACCCAGCTGCCATGCTGGGAGGAAGCCCAAACTAGC harbors:
- the DUSP14 gene encoding dual specificity protein phosphatase 14, translating into MSSRGHSTLPRTLMAPRMISEGDIGGIAQITSSLFLGRGSVASNRHLLQARGITCIVNATIEIPNFNWPQFEYVKVPLADMPHAPIGLYFDTVADKIHSVSRKHGATLVHCAAGVSRSATLCIAYLMKFHNVCLLEAYNWVKARRPVIRPNVGFWRQLIDYERQLFGKSTVKMVQTPYGIVPDVYEKESRHLMPYWGI